A single window of Desulfovibrio psychrotolerans DNA harbors:
- a CDS encoding SufB/SufD family protein yields the protein MQKIDLAKFRMDGGTAAPIEDLSSLSPEDKERLLYAGIDVNRSDRAGSFMHMNHSGVHCKSQQEGLEILDIKAALAKYDGLPEYWWKLVDKDKDEFTRAAHDTLHGGYFIRARAGVKIKEPVQSCLFIKDSGLAQNVHNIVIVEEGAEMHIITGCATAHGAKETAHMGISEFYVKKGGKLTFTMIHNWGEDTAVRPRSAGILEEDAVFLSNYVLLKPVRDLQMYPAITLNGSGAVARFNSVIVAPEGSHVDSGNRILLNAPNTRAEIIARTLTTGGTIINRGFIGANNVPARGHLECKGLILGGGRIHAIPELDATIDGVELSHEAAVGKIAQEEIEYLMARGLDEDEATATIVRGFLNVEMEGLPPELQEAIDKQISELDAGEAM from the coding sequence ATGCAGAAAATCGATCTTGCCAAATTCCGCATGGACGGCGGTACTGCCGCCCCCATTGAAGACCTTTCCAGCCTCTCCCCGGAAGACAAGGAACGCCTGCTCTATGCGGGCATAGATGTCAACCGCAGCGACCGCGCAGGCTCCTTCATGCACATGAACCACTCCGGCGTGCACTGCAAGAGCCAGCAGGAAGGACTGGAGATTCTGGATATCAAGGCTGCCCTTGCCAAGTACGACGGACTACCCGAATACTGGTGGAAGCTGGTGGACAAGGATAAGGATGAGTTCACCAGAGCGGCGCACGACACCCTGCACGGCGGCTACTTCATCCGCGCACGGGCCGGGGTTAAAATTAAGGAACCCGTGCAGTCCTGCCTGTTCATCAAGGACTCCGGTCTTGCCCAGAACGTACACAACATCGTCATTGTGGAAGAAGGCGCGGAGATGCACATCATCACCGGCTGCGCCACAGCGCACGGTGCCAAGGAAACAGCCCACATGGGCATTTCCGAATTCTATGTAAAAAAAGGCGGCAAGCTCACCTTCACCATGATCCACAACTGGGGAGAGGATACGGCTGTTCGCCCGCGCTCCGCAGGCATTCTGGAAGAAGACGCCGTGTTCCTGAGCAACTATGTACTGCTCAAACCCGTACGCGACCTGCAGATGTATCCCGCCATTACCCTGAACGGTTCCGGGGCGGTTGCCCGCTTCAACTCCGTTATTGTGGCTCCGGAAGGTTCGCATGTGGATTCCGGCAACCGCATCCTGCTGAACGCCCCCAATACCCGCGCGGAGATTATCGCCCGCACCCTTACCACGGGCGGCACCATCATCAACCGTGGATTCATAGGCGCGAACAACGTGCCCGCCCGCGGACACCTTGAATGCAAAGGCCTGATTCTGGGCGGCGGACGCATACACGCCATACCGGAACTGGACGCCACGATCGATGGCGTGGAGCTTTCACACGAAGCGGCGGTGGGCAAAATTGCTCAGGAGGAAATTGAGTACCTTATGGCTCGGGGGCTGGATGAAGACGAAGCCACCGCAACCATTGTACGCGGCTTCCTGAACGTGGAGATGGAAGGCCTGCCGCCGGAACTGCAGGAAGCCATAGACAAGCAGATCAGCGAACTGGATGCGGGCGAAGCCATGTAA
- a CDS encoding ABC transporter ATP-binding protein has product MLQIQNLHVNIGDVEVLKGIDLTIPEGETFILFGPNGSGKTTLLMTLMGFGNYTVTKGRILFKGVDITHSPMYERARLGMGMSFQRPPTIHGLKTGHLVQMCAQGREVDVEGLARKVNFSRFLHRDINAGFSGGEIKRSELLQLMAQRPDLILFDEPESGVDLENMSLIGRTARELLDGMQPASCTMKMAKSSCRTAGLIITHTGHILEYVNADRGQVMYNGRLCCEARPRDILDHISRHGYKECLRCLSAENGEHIDLADFREVY; this is encoded by the coding sequence ATGCTGCAAATTCAAAATCTCCATGTGAACATCGGGGATGTGGAGGTGCTCAAGGGCATCGACCTGACCATTCCCGAAGGAGAAACGTTCATCCTCTTCGGCCCCAACGGGTCGGGCAAGACCACCCTGCTCATGACGCTCATGGGTTTTGGCAACTACACCGTAACCAAAGGGCGCATCCTCTTCAAAGGGGTGGATATAACCCATTCTCCCATGTATGAGCGCGCGCGCCTTGGCATGGGCATGTCTTTCCAGCGTCCGCCCACAATCCACGGACTGAAGACAGGGCATCTTGTCCAAATGTGCGCTCAAGGCCGGGAAGTGGATGTGGAAGGACTGGCACGCAAGGTCAACTTTTCGCGCTTTCTGCACCGCGACATCAACGCCGGGTTCTCCGGCGGGGAAATCAAGCGCTCCGAGTTGTTGCAGCTTATGGCGCAGCGCCCCGACCTTATACTCTTTGACGAACCGGAATCCGGCGTGGACCTTGAAAACATGTCGCTCATAGGCAGAACCGCCCGCGAACTGCTGGACGGCATGCAGCCCGCATCCTGCACCATGAAGATGGCCAAATCCTCCTGCCGCACAGCGGGGCTCATTATCACGCACACGGGCCACATTCTCGAATACGTGAACGCTGACCGCGGACAGGTGATGTACAATGGCAGACTGTGCTGCGAGGCGCGTCCCCGTGACATCCTCGACCACATCTCCCGGCACGGCTACAAAGAATGTCTGCGCTGCCTCAGTGCCGAAAACGGTGAACACATCGACCTCGCCGACTTCAGGGAGGTGTATTAG
- a CDS encoding rhomboid family intramembrane serine protease encodes MFPIRDSIPRVHTPYAVYTILALNILAFLYQQSLNGRELFELLHVYGVVPARYAFPDWALQAGYPAYGQFAFITHQFLHGGWMHLIVNMWSLWIFGDNIEDVMGPVRFTAFYLTCGLAAMLAHLFFNAEATIPIVGASGAIAGVMGAYFLLYPHSRVTTLVPIVIIPLFFDLPAVLYLGIWFGMQVLSGIGSMAAGGSGASIAWWAHAGGFIAGIVMLPFFRRRGHCYYCHTPEGTPPHRSVIAPPRHPGDD; translated from the coding sequence TTGTTTCCCATACGCGACAGCATTCCCCGCGTTCACACGCCCTACGCGGTATACACTATTCTGGCGCTGAATATTCTGGCCTTTCTGTATCAGCAAAGCCTGAACGGAAGGGAACTGTTCGAGCTTCTTCACGTATACGGCGTGGTACCGGCCCGCTACGCCTTTCCCGATTGGGCACTGCAGGCGGGCTACCCTGCTTACGGACAGTTTGCCTTTATCACCCATCAGTTCCTGCACGGAGGGTGGATGCACCTTATCGTGAACATGTGGTCGCTGTGGATTTTCGGCGACAACATTGAGGATGTTATGGGGCCTGTGCGGTTCACCGCCTTTTACCTCACCTGCGGGCTTGCCGCCATGCTCGCGCACCTGTTTTTCAACGCAGAGGCGACCATTCCCATAGTGGGTGCTTCCGGTGCCATAGCGGGCGTTATGGGGGCCTACTTTCTCCTGTATCCCCATTCACGCGTCACCACGCTTGTTCCCATTGTTATCATTCCGCTGTTCTTTGACCTTCCCGCCGTGCTCTATCTGGGCATATGGTTCGGCATGCAGGTGCTTTCAGGCATCGGCTCCATGGCTGCCGGAGGCAGCGGGGCAAGCATAGCCTGGTGGGCGCATGCAGGCGGATTTATTGCAGGCATTGTCATGCTCCCCTTCTTCCGGCGCAGGGGACATTGTTATTACTGCCACACCCCGGAAGGGACTCCGCCGCACCGGTCGGTCATAGCCCCTCCGAGACACCCGGGAGACGACTAA